A genomic segment from Halomonas sp. GD1P12 encodes:
- the hslV gene encoding ATP-dependent protease subunit HslV, which yields MTTIVSVRRGNQVALAGDGQVSLGNTVMKGNASKVRRLYRGKVLAGFAGGTADAFTLFERFEAQLEKYQGHLTKAAVELAKDWRTDRALRRLEALLAVADHSASLIITGNGDVVEPERGIIAIGSGGNFAQASARALLENTELGAREITEKSLQIAGDICVFTNHHVTLEELNIDDR from the coding sequence ATGACCACGATCGTATCCGTACGCCGCGGCAACCAGGTCGCCCTCGCCGGCGACGGCCAGGTATCGCTTGGCAACACCGTGATGAAGGGCAACGCCAGCAAGGTGCGCCGCCTCTATCGGGGCAAGGTGCTCGCGGGCTTCGCCGGCGGCACGGCGGACGCCTTCACGCTGTTCGAGCGTTTTGAGGCGCAGCTCGAGAAATATCAGGGCCATCTGACCAAGGCCGCCGTGGAGCTGGCAAAAGACTGGCGCACCGATCGCGCACTGCGCCGGCTCGAGGCCCTTCTGGCCGTGGCGGATCACAGCGCCTCATTGATCATCACCGGCAACGGCGACGTCGTCGAGCCGGAGCGCGGCATCATCGCCATCGGCTCTGGCGGCAACTTCGCCCAGGCCAGCGCCCGCGCCCTTCTGGAAAACACCGAGCTCGGCGCGCGGGAAATCACCGAAAAATCCCTGCAAATCGCGGGCGACATCTGCGTATTCACCAATCACCACGTCACGCTCGAAGAGCTGAACATCGACGACCGTTGA
- a CDS encoding SPOR domain-containing protein codes for MSKARKRPSRRGATSQRKTPKEPGSGFRLPGWLWALAGIAVGFFLAQHQHGTAPWQEQNATPEATVLPKPPGSDERSAARQTEGDAEPSMPTFEFYTLLPETEVIAPGGALPSTVNRPEAPPADSNTDGASGDDPIAQVIAANTRPEEQAQSAPATPAEPAAQAPATPNRYMLQAASFKELGDAEQLRSRLRNLSLLAQITEVQASGDIWHRVQVGPYEDTRELNRAQDLMATQGIEPLLIQLQN; via the coding sequence ATGTCCAAAGCGCGCAAGCGGCCCAGCCGTCGCGGAGCGACCAGCCAGCGCAAGACGCCGAAAGAGCCCGGCAGCGGTTTTCGCCTGCCGGGCTGGCTCTGGGCGCTGGCCGGTATCGCCGTTGGGTTCTTTCTGGCCCAGCATCAGCACGGCACCGCCCCCTGGCAGGAGCAAAATGCCACGCCAGAGGCGACGGTGCTGCCAAAGCCGCCCGGTAGCGACGAGCGCAGCGCCGCGCGCCAGACCGAAGGAGACGCCGAGCCCTCGATGCCGACCTTCGAGTTCTACACCCTGCTGCCGGAAACCGAAGTCATCGCCCCGGGTGGGGCGCTGCCCTCGACGGTCAATCGCCCGGAAGCGCCGCCAGCCGATTCCAATACTGACGGCGCCTCCGGTGATGACCCGATCGCCCAGGTGATCGCCGCCAACACCCGCCCGGAGGAGCAGGCCCAAAGCGCCCCGGCAACGCCCGCCGAGCCCGCGGCACAAGCGCCCGCCACGCCCAACCGCTACATGCTGCAGGCGGCGTCGTTCAAGGAGTTAGGGGATGCCGAGCAGCTGCGCTCGCGACTTCGCAACCTGAGCCTGTTGGCCCAGATCACCGAAGTGCAGGCCAGCGGCGATATCTGGCACCGCGTTCAGGTCGGGCCTTACGAGGACACTCGCGAGCTCAACCGCGCCCAGGACCTGATGGCGACCCAGGGCATCGAGCCGCTGCTCATCCAGCTGCAAAACTAG